One region of Glycine max cultivar Williams 82 chromosome 9, Glycine_max_v4.0, whole genome shotgun sequence genomic DNA includes:
- the LOC100794374 gene encoding amino acid transporter AVT1I isoform X1 has translation MTEKLSNNPSLNVPLLSEWNHHDEEKAIASHPSTKNTVSFFRTCLNGLNAISGVGILSVPYALASGGWLSLVLLFAIAAAAFYTGTLIKRCMDKNSNIKTYPDIGELAFGKIGRLIISVSMYTELYLVSIGFLILEGDNLNNLCPIEEVQIAGFVIGGKQLFVILVALIILPTVWLDNLSMLSYVSASGVFASAVIILSISWTGTFDGVGFHQKGTLVNWRGIPTAVSLYAFCYCAHPVFPTLYNSMTNKHQFSNVLLVCFLLTTVGYASMAIIGYLMFGADVESQVTLNLPLNKVSSKLAIYTTLVNPISKFALMATPITNALKDLLPRAYKNRATNILVSTVLVISATIVALSVPFFGDLMSLVGAFLSVTASILLPCLCYLKISGTYNEFGCETIAIVTIIVAAIAMGISGTYTSVMEIVHHL, from the exons ATGACAGAAAAACTTTCCAACAATCCATCCTTGAACGTGCCTTTACTATCCGAGTGGAATCACCATGATGAGGAGAAAGCCATAGCCTCTCATCCTTCTACCAAAAATACTGTGTCCTTCTTTCGCACATGCCTTAATGGACTCAATGCAATATCag gTGTTGGAATACTGTCAGTTCCATATGCTCTTGCATCTGGAGGGTGGTTAAGCTTGGTTCTTCTATTTGCTATTGCCGCTGCAGCATTTTACACAGGCACGTTGATTAAAAGATGTATGGACAAGAATTCGAACATTAAAACCTACCCAGATATAGGTGAGCTTGCATTTGGAAAGATAGGAAGGCTAATAATATCAGTGTCCATGTACACGGAGCTCTACTTGGTTTCAATAGGGTTCTTGATTCTGGAAGGCGATAACTTGAATAACTTGTGCCCCATTGAAGAGGTTCAGATAGCTGGCTTCGTAATTGGTGGGAAGCAACTGTTTGTGATATTGGTTGCCCTTATCATCTTGCCCACAGTTTGGTTGGACAACTTGAGTATGCTTTCTTATGTATCTGCAAGTGGAGTGTTTGCTTCTGCTGTAATCATCCTATCAATATCATGGACTGGAACATTTGATGGAGTTGGTTTTCATCAAAAGGGAACTCTTGTTAATTGGCGCGGAATCCCCACAGCTGTTAGCTTGTATGCCTTTTGCTATTGTGCACATCCCGTCTTCCCCACCTTGTACAATTCCATGACTAACAAACATCAGTTCTCTAAT GTCCTATTAGTATGCTTTCTGTTAACCACTGTGGGTTATGCATCCATGGCTATAATTGGTTATCTAATGTTTGGTGCTGACGTTGAATCACAAGTAACATTAAACCTGCCACTGAACAAAGTAAGCTCAAAATTAGCAATATATACAACCTTGGTCAATCCCATATCCAAGTTCGCTTTGATGGCAACACCAATTACCAATGCGTTGAAAGATTTACTTCCAAGGGCGTACAAGAATAGAGCGACCAACATCTTAGTCAGCACTGTCTTGGTAATAAGCGCTACCATTGTTGCCCTCAGTGTTCCTTTCTTTGGGGATCTCATGTCTCTGGTTGGAGCGTTTTTAAGTGTCACAGCTTCTATTCTGCTTCCATGCTTGTGTTACTTGAAGATTTCAGGCACTTACAATGAATTTGGGTGTGAGACCATAGCCATAGTGACAATAATAGTAGCAGCTATAGCAATGGGAATATCTGGAACATATACCTCTGTCATGGAAATAGTACATCATTTGTAA